One Suncus etruscus isolate mSunEtr1 chromosome 13, mSunEtr1.pri.cur, whole genome shotgun sequence genomic region harbors:
- the HTR1F gene encoding 5-hydroxytryptamine receptor 1F, translated as MDFLNSSNQNLTSEELLKGISSKILVSLTLSGLALMTTTINSLVIAAIIVTRKLHHPANYLICSLAVTDFLVAVLVMPFSIIYIVRESWIMGQVVCDIWLSVDITCCTCSILHLSAIALDRYRAITDAVEYARKRTPRHAGIMITIVWIISIFISMPPLFWRHQRINPDDECIIKHDHIVSTIYSTFGAFYIPLTLILILYYKIYKAAKTLYHKRQASRIAKEELNGQVLLESGEKSTRLVSTPYLLEKSLSDPSTDFDKIQSTIKNPRSELKYEKSWRRQKISGTRERKAATTLGLILGAFVICWLPFFVKELVVNICEKCKISEEMSNFLTWLGYLNSLINPLIYTIFNEDFKKAFQKLVRCRC; from the coding sequence atggattttttaaacTCATCTAACCAAAATTTAACTTCAGAAGAATTGCTAAAGGGCATATCATCCAAAATTCTggtgtctctcactctctctggaCTGGCCCTGATGACTACAACTATCAACTCTCTCGTGATTGCTGCAATTATTGTGACCCGGAAGTTGCACCACCCCGCCAACTATTTAATTTGCTCCCTTGCAGTCACAGATTTTCTTGTCGCTGTCCTGGTGATGCCTTTCAGCATTATTTATATTGTGAGAGAAAGTTGGATTATGGGGCAAGTGGTCTGTGACATTTGGCTGAGCGTTGACATAACATGTTGCACCTGTTCCATCTTGCATCTCTCTGCTATAGCTTTGGATCGATACCGAGCAATCACAGATGCTGTTGAGTATGCCAGGAAAAGGACTCCCAGGCATGCTGGCATTATGATTACAATTGTTTGgattatatctatttttatctctatGCCTCCTCTATTTTGGAGGCACCAAAGAATTAACCCAGATGATGAGTGCATCATTAAACACGACCACATTGTTTCCACAATTTACTCAACATTTGGGGCTTTCTACATCCCATTAACATTGATTCTGATCCTTtactacaaaatatataaagcagcAAAGACATTATACCACAAGAGGCAGGCAAGTAGAATAGCTAAGGAGGAGTTGAATGGCCAAGTTCTTTTGGAGAGTGGTGAGAAAAGCACTAGACTGGTCTCCACGCCATACTTGTTAGAAAAGTCTTTATCAGACCCATCAACAGACTTTGATAAAATCCAAAGCACAATAAAAAATCCCAGGTCTGAATTGAAGTATGAGAAATCTTGGAGAAGACAAAAAATCTCAGGCACAAGAGAGCGCAAAGCTGCTACTACTCTAGGACTAATCTTGGGTGCATTTGTAATATGTTGGCTTCCATTTTTTGTGAAAGAATTAGTCGTCAATATTTGCGAAAAGTGTAAAATATCTGAAGAAATGTCAAATTTCTTGACATGGCTTGGATATCTCAATTCCCTTATAAATCCACTGATATATACAATCTTTAATGAAGATTTCAAGAAAGCGTTTCAAAAACTTGTGCGATGTCGGTGTTAG